CCGTCGGTGCGGAATGTGTTGTCCAGTTTCGGGAGATTGGGCCAGTCGCTGCCCATCACCAGACGATCATGAGGGACTCTGAGGGCCATCAGTTTGGCCATGAAGGACCGCTTCCAGCCGCCCACCAGGGCCGAGACGTCGGCATACAGCTTCCAGCCACGCGCATCCGCCTGACCCATCATGCGCAGGAAGGCCTCGGAAAAGTCGTTGTCCTCGTCGGTGATGGGCAGGGCGCAGTGCGCCATGATCACGGTGACCCCAGCATCTAGTGCCGGGATGAGCAGCTCGGGATGGTTGTTGGCCTTCAGGCTCTGGTCCCCGCCGGCCTCGGCAATGGTGTGCTCGTCGCCCACATGGCACAGCAGGGGCAGCTTCAGTTCCACGAGCTTCTTGTAAAACGGGCGGCACAAGTCGTGTATGGGAAGAATGTTCTGGGAGGAAGGAATCCATTTGACCAGCACAGCCCCGGCCTTCTTCACCTTGGCCAGTTCTTTCAGGGCGTCCTGCCGATAGGGATGCACCGAGGCGCCGAACAGGGCACAGTCAGGATTCTCGCTGCAAATTGTGGCCACCCAATTATTGGGCGTATACAGTGCGGGCTGCATGGGCTGGCCGTGGGCGTCGTAGGGCTTGTCAAATGCCAGGAGCACCCCTTGCTTCACGCACTTGGAACTCCGGATTTCATCGAGGATTCTGTCTCGAACGTCTTCGTCATTCAGGCTCATGGGCACATTGGCCAGAAAGCCGAAGGCCGTGCCAGCCATGCAGAGGCCCCGCATTTTGGGAGACAGAGAGCATTGCCCTTCCCCGTTGTTGTCCCCAAACACATGAATGTGAATGTCGATGTATTGTTTTGCGCAACCCATGCGTTCCCCCCCTGCGGCGATGCGATCTTGCATGCTTTGCCAGTGCTATAACGCCCTCTTCTCTTCCAACTCTTCCAATGCCTTGTCGATGGCAGTCATGGCAGCGTCCGCGAGGCGGCCGCCGGCGATGGACTTGCCGAGCAGCCCCACGAAGAACCGCCCCAGCGCGTCGAGCTCCACGAGATCGTCAAGCGCCAAGTCCACAAAGCGGGTTGTACGGTATCTGACCATTTTTTTGAGCGCACCACGATCGACGGCACTCTTGCCGGGGAAGGGCGGCATCGCAGGTTCGTTCTTGGCACTGCCCACCAGCGGGATGACGGGCAGTGTGTCGTCAGTCTTATCCGGCGCAAAGCCTGGGATGTCCCCACTGCGATAGGCATCCGTGAAGACGGGGTTGGCCTTGTGGAGCACCAAATGCTTTTGTAGATATTCCCAGCAGTTGCGCCGGCCAAGAAAGAAGTCGTGCATGCGAAACTCCCTGGACAGGAATCCAAGGAACGCGCCCAGGCCTGCCGTGGCCAGGGCCTGGTCCCCAATGGCAACGCGGTGGCTGCGGGTCTGGCGCTGGGGGTAGATTACGAAACGGCTGTACACCTCTTCCTGCAGGGCGAGCTGGATGTCAGACGTGGAAAAACAGGCTTGCCGGCGTAACGCGCCGAGGGTTTTCCCCAGATTGGGGCGCATGCCTTCTTCCAGACCATCGCTGAAGGCAAATCCGCCGACAAAGGGGTCCACCAGCAAAACCCCGCGATTGGCTGTTTTTCCATCCCGGGGATTCCGGCCCAGCAGGCCACTCAGGGCGGTGCGGGCCAGGGCGATGGGGTGGTTGTTCAGGGTGCCGCCATCCACGGCCATGAACGACCGCTTGGCCGAAGCCATCTTGCCGCCAATCTTGTCCCATACCGGCTGCAGCAGGCGCACGGTTGGGAGCAACTCCCCACCTGGCCCTGGCACGTGTGTGATCACGGGACGATAGGCGTAGTGCACCGAAGGCCGGTTTCTGATTCCGCTGGCAGGAAAACCACCCGGAAAGGCCCCGGTAGCCAGGGTATACGGTACGACGCCTTGCCAATCGATTTCATGCAGCCAGTCAGAGGTGATGCCATTCCCGATCTTGGGCACCACGGCAAAGGCATCGCCACATTCAGGCCGCGGCCTCGTTGGGGTGACCCGGGGATCCAATCCAACGGCAAAACGTACGTAATCCGCATGATCTACGAAAAACTTTTCCGGCACGGCTTCGGCTATGAGCGGCCCGGAAAATTCCGTGGCATAGGGCGTGCCCACCAAGTTGGTCAGGGTCAGCACGACCTCAAATGGATCTTGGATGAATGCTTTTCTGAGCCCTGGCGTCAGCCCCTGGCCAGTGAACCGGATCAAGTCGTCGCCAGCCTTTTCCAATGGCTTGGCGTTGAGCAGGCTTTTGACTGGCAGTGCTGGAGAAAGATCGCTGACGTCGGCCATTCCGGCGACATCCAGCTGATTGACCCACACATCATAGAATGGATTGCCACTTTGCGTGAGATGCGCCGTGGCAAGGGTCATGTGCGGAAATGTATACGGCAGCGTTTTGGCCAGGATGACGGCATTCACGCCTCCGCCCGACGCGCCGGTGGCGATGCGGAGCAGCACATGATGATCGGGCACCACCAACGTGCCCGATGTGTTGCGCTCCCGCTGCGCCGTGGTCCATTCCTCCAGGGCCTCCAGCAGGAAATCGACGACCCCGGCAGTATAGGCCCCTGCCGACACCGTGCCGCCCATCACCAGGCCAAGCTCATACGTCTGCGGCTCCGGGTCGCCAGGATCTACAGAATATTGTTCGCACAATGTTTCGAGCTGTTGCTCGGACAAGGGGCCGAAGGTATCAGGGGGCATACGCATCTCCACTAATGATACGAAACATTACTTCCGTATTGGCGTATATCACGCCGTGGAATTATGCAATATGAATATGTAGTGATTATATTTGTACGCAGTATCGGGGTTTTTCCCGTTGCCGTGGTAATCTATTATGTATATATACATGATACTGGGATGTTGCAAGGAGATGGACACACCCCCTTAGGGAATAATCTGGATGCAATGGAGGGGTGGCGCGCGGACAACACATTAAAATCATAGATCATATTCTGCTTGGCCGTGATTGACCATAAGTGAATCGGCAAATGCGGGTTTATTTGGATCCATATATGTCGGCAAGAGACTACCCCTTCCCCAGCAGATCCGTCAGCTTGCGGGCCTCCAGGAGTCTGGCGAAGGTGGTGTAGCGCGGGCTTTGCATGGCGCCTGGGGGCGCGTCGCCGTAGGGAATGGGGGTGATGGGCGTGGCTTTTTCGGCGAGGATTATCTTGTACTTGCCGCTCTCGCCGTAGGGTTCGATGCGGGCCACGGGGGCGTAGTGGGTGATGGCGGAGATGGGATGCGTCTGGTAGCCGGCGATATATTTGATCTTGTCCAGCATGCCACCGGAAATGCGGATGGCGTGCCAGACGCCTTCGCCCAGAAAGGCCTTCTCGAAGCCGTCCTTCTGGGCCGGGACGATGACGGTGTCCTGCTCGCCGCGCTTGAGGGGCTGCGCCGGGGCGCCCGTGGGCACCACGGCCTTGGGGATTTCGAAGGCCCGCAGGCCCACCAGGGGAAGAATCTGCAGGATTTCCGCAAGAAAGCCTTGGGTATCGGCCTTTTCGGCCTCGCTCAGGGCGGGCTCCTGGGGGGCGTTGCCGTTGTCCAGGTGGCAGCGATTGGCCGCGGCGGCCTGCCTGAGGAGGGCGTATTCCAGCCAGGTGACATGGGCGCGATTCAGGCCGGTGCTGCTGGAGACAAAAATGATGCCCCAGTCCCAGAATTCCTTTTTAGCGGCGTGGGAATCCAGGCGATTGCCGACGCCGTCGGCCTGGCCGATGTACAGCGTGGGGAGGTCGTCTTCCTCGCCGCGATAGCCCACGAGAATGTAGACCCCGGTGCGCTGCATCTCCGGCCGCTGGCGCACGTCCGGCCACTTGGCGCGAGGAAATACCAGCCCCAGGCCGGTCCAGTTCATGCGATCAATAATCCGAACGCCTTCGGGATCGCCGTCAGGCACGAAAATGCGGATGGTGAAGGGGGCGGTCATGGTGATAGTTCCACGGCACAGTTTGGCGTTAGAAAGCGACAGGGTTAGCGGTTGAAATACACAGCATCCCGCTCATCTGTCTGCACAAATTTGTATCCCATGGAGAGTGCCACGCTACTCCAAACAGCACAAACCTCATCTTCAATGCCTGCGGGCAATGTGGGGCATTCTTTAACAAGAGCACTGAGTCGCTCCGCCAGAGCATTTTAATCTTGAAAAAATCTATATCCGCAGGAGGCAAACCACCCTTTTGCGTCCTGGGCTGTGACGGCATCCAGGGCCGTGGCAATGGCTTTGAGCAGTGTCTCTTGCGAACGAGCCTTTATGGATCGTAAGATCTGCTTTACTTTGCTCCACATCTTTTCAATGGGATTGAAATCAGGGCTGTATGCTGGCAGAAGAAGCACTCTTGCGCCTCGTTGTTCTATGAGTACTATAACTTTTTGGTCTTTATATGCAGAAAGATTGTCCATTACGACAACGTCGTCGTCGCGGAGGCGTGGTGCAAGCATTTTTTCTCTATTTATGCGGAAAATTTCAGCGTTAACAGCACCATCAAAGACAACGCATTCCGTACTTCCATCCAGTCGAATGGAAGACAGCATGGTCGTCGTTTTCCAATGGCCATGTGGGGCGGCGTCCACGCAACGATTGCCATAAAGCGCTCGACCATAGAGGCGGGTCATATTCGTTTTGGCGCTGGACTCATCCAGAAAGGGCACCCTGGAAATTCGATGGCGTCTGCGCTACACTTCGTCATGGCGGGCGTCTCTTTGATTTCTAGTCTAGGCAACTGAAATCTAACAAAAAAAGAGACTGCCCGCCACTTTTTTGTGCAATATGCGGGCTAGCACCAGCTCCGACGATTTTCGGGCATTTCTTGACCTGCATCATGGGCAGGTGCACCGCCCTGCCCTATGGTCGGCTCCAGACCAATACATCCATCACCAAGGAGCCGCCATGACCGCCGTCCCCGGAGCCATCCAGCAGCGCGACAAGACCACCTGGGCCATGAAGCCCCGCGCCCCCATGGGCATCGTCACCCCGGACGAACTCCGCCGCATTGCCGATGCCGCCGCCGCCCACGATGTGCATGCCCTGAAAATCACCTCCGGCCAGCGGCTCATCCTGCTGGGCATCCCTGAGGATCGCCTTGCCTCCCTGCAGGAAGCCCTGGGGCCCATGGGCCAGCTCTGCCGCAATTACGTGCAGGCCTGCCCCGGCACGGACCACTGCAGCCACGCCGTGCAGGACTCCCTGGCCATGGGCAGACAACTCGAAGCGCTGGTGTTCGGCCGGGAGTTTCCGGCCAAGGTCAAGCTGGGCGTCTCCGCGTGCCCGTTCTGCTGCGCGGAAAGCCAGGTGCGGGATATCGGCCTGGTGGGCCGGCGCAAGGGCTGGCACGTGTATGTGGGCGGCAACAGCGGCACCAAGCCCCGCGTGGCCGATCTGCTGGCCACGGACCTGAGCGATGCCGACGCTCTGGACCTCGTCCGCCGCTTCCTGGATCACTACGCCGCCACCTGCGTGGGCAAGGTGCGCGTGGCCCGGTTTGTTCAACAGCAGGGCCTGGAAGCCATCCGCACCGCCCTGGGACTGCCTGCCCCGGCCTGAGCTTTACCACATTAAATCCATAGATTATGCTGATGCAAACCGCACAGGAGCATCGAGCATGCAAATACTGTTGATTCTCTCCAGCAACGATCCGGAAATCAAATGGAACGCCCTGCGCTTCGGCAATTTTCTGCTCAACGAAGGCGAGGAGGTCTGCATTTTCCTCAACGGCCCGGCCGTGTCCTTGTATGATGGCGACAGCGGCCAGTTCCCCATCGCCGAGCAGGCCAAGCTCTTTGCCCTGAGCGAAGGCGTGCTGGCCGCCTGAGGCAAGTGCATGGGCATCCACGGTGTGGATGCAATCGAACACGCAGCCCTCTCCACCATGAAGTTCCTGTACGCCCAGATGCAGCAGGCGGACAAGATTATCTCGTACTGACGCCCGCGCCCCAGCGCCCCACCCGCGCTGACAAAAAAAATGCGGCCAGGCGAGAAAGTTTCTTGACACCCACCCCTTCGAGGGGTAGACACCATCTCTCGCGTCGGGATGTAGCGCAGTTTGGGAGCGCACCTGAATGGGGTTCAGGGGGTCGAAGGTTCAAATCCTTTCATCCCGACCACAGATTTCCCCAAGAAAATGGGCCGGTTAACTGACAAGGTTGACTGGCCCATTTTTCGTTGCTGTCAACCTCCTGGTGAACCTCTGGTTGACCGGGGTGTTGGAGTGAACTGTTTAAGCAACTGTAATCACTGTGTATGATGGTGTATGAAAGGGATGAAGTCTGCCCCCTAATTTCCCGGGTGCTTCAGACATCCTTCTGCTATTTCCTCAGACATGCTCCAACACCGTATGAGACATGAGGTACGGGGTGCTGTTTCATTTTGGGCGTATCTTTGAAAAAAAGGAGGGACCTTTCTGCCCCTCCGTGTCCAGCTAATCCAGTTCAGGTAGCAGGGCCGCAGCCCGTTCCTCATCACCGGGCATGATGTGCCCGTACCTGCCGAGGGTCATGGACGGATTGCTGTGCCCCATCATTGAACTGACCGTCCTCACCGATGCGCCCTTTGACGTGTAGAGTTCAGCCACACTATGATGGTGAATGGTGGGAGGTAAAATGAGAGCACTTTCTGTTTCTTTTATGAACGATTTGTTGGATAGAGACGGGATACTATATTCTCTTGTGGAACGAATTAGGCATGATCACACCTTAATGCTTTCAATTAGAAAAGATTTTATCAATGTTTACTATCGTGGTGGAAATATCTTGAGGATAAAGGAAAAAGGTTCTGGTTGCTACAGCTCATTCTTTGATTTTAACTACAATAGACTAGATGCCCCATGCCCAACACTTCCAGATATAATTAATGAGAAAAAGGACTGCATCGCGTGGGTAAAAGTTCTGCAAGAATTGAAAGGAATGATGGACTGCTACTTTTCTTTAAAATGCAAGCCTGAGCGCGAGTTTCAACAATTAGTTGCTCGAGAAAACAACCAATCTACAATTTCGAACCAAAGTGAATACTTTATTACAGACATTGAATTTTCTGATTCTGATATAGGTGCAAGGTTTGACATGCTAGCTCTTCGTTGGCTTGCTTCTCAGCGTAAAGACACAAGTAGTTTTCGACCCGCCCTGATTGAAATGAAGTATGGCGATAATGCTCTAACTGGCAATGCAGGGATAATTAAGCATCTTCAAGATATAAATTCATTGATTGATGATAGAGGTAGATATCAACAACTCCTCGAAACAATGGAAAGTCAATTCAGTCAACTTGACCAGCTTAATTTGATGCGATTCAACAAGATATCAAATTGGACAGGTGTAAAAATTGATTCTAATGTAAAACCTGAAGTTGTTTTTATTTTGGCTAACCATAATCCCCGGAGTAATGTTTTGAAGTCGATACTAAGCGATTCGGAAATTGATGAATTCGAATGTTCTCCTGATTTTGATTTGAAATTTTTTGTATCGCGCTTTTCTGGTTATGCACTACACGCTGAGTGCCTTATCTCATTGGCAGATTTTCGGAAATTGATATGATGCAATTCGACTCTGCGTATACAGGAGAGAATTGTGCTGAATGAAAAATATAGAAGGATATCATTGGTCTGTAGCTCAAAACGGTACCGCAACCCCGGGAAGCCTCCTGGTGAACCTCTGGTTGACCGGGGTGTTGGAGTGAACTGTTTAAGCAACTGTAATCACTGTGTATGATGGTGTATGAAAGGGATGAAGTCTGCCCCCTAATTTCCCGGGTGCTTCAGACATCCTTCTGCTATTTCCTCAGACATGCTCCAACACCGTATGAGACATGAGGTACGGGGTGCTGTTTCATTTTGGGCGTATCTTTGAAAAAAAGGAGGGACTTTGCTGCCCCTCCGTGTCCAGCTAATCCAGTTCAGGCAATAGTGCCGCAGCCCGTTCCTCATCACCGGGCATGATGTGGCCATACCTGCCGAGGGTCATGGACGGGTTCGAATGCCCCATCATGGAACTGACCGTCCTCACCGATGCGCCTTTTGACAGCAGGGTGGAACAGAACAAATGCCTGATGTCATACGAAATGATGTCATCGGAGATACCGGCGTTCTTGTATGCGGTTCTAAACGCCTTGCTGATGCGTTTTACCGGACGTCCCTGGTATTCAACCAGAAAGGGTGTCTGTGCCTCGGCCTTCTTGCGTTCAAGTTTCTCCAAAAACTTCGGAGACACCTTCACACGTCTCCAGGTCTTGGTTTTCCTGCCGTAGATACGCACGTAGCCGTTTTCCCAGTCCACATGACGCCACTCAAGGGACAGCAACTCGGACTGTCCCGTACGGACACCAAGGTTGTAGGCTACCTCTACCGCCCATGCCAGATGTGGAGGGGCAACTTCGATGATCTTTTTTACGTCCTCATGGGTAAGTTTGAAGTCCTTGGGGGCCTCTTTTCTCTTGGACCAAAGCTCCAACGGATTTCGAGTAATCAGCCGATGCTTGACCGCCCACTGGAACATGCACTTGAGATAGCTGATATACCTGTCGATAGTGATCGGTGAACGTCCCTTGCGGATGCGGTGTATGAAATTGACCAAGTACTGCTGGGTCAACTGGTCCACCGGCATCAAGGCAATCTCGGGTAAGATTTCCTTGTTGAGCATGTGGGCGAAGTCGTCTACCCAAAGGGCACGGCCAGCGGCCTTTTTGTCCTGATACCATGCTACAGCGATTTGATCCGCATAGACGGGCTGCCCTGGCAGGAACGGAGTCGAGGAAGTCGCCTCCTGGTTGATGGCTTCTTTTTTTGTCTTCAAGGCCAGGTCGAAGGCCTTCGCTTCTGCAAGGGCTTCTGGTCCTCTACCGAAAGACCGGTTCTGCTGCTTGCCGTTCTCACGGTAGCGGACGAACACGGTCCCATTGGGGCGTTCATGTACGCTCATGATTTTGCCTCCTTACAGGGGGATGGTTTGAATCTTGCGTTTGACCGGCAGGTCCACTTTTGGCTTCTCAAGGA
This sequence is a window from Megalodesulfovibrio gigas DSM 1382 = ATCC 19364. Protein-coding genes within it:
- a CDS encoding amidohydrolase family protein; its protein translation is MAGTAFGFLANVPMSLNDEDVRDRILDEIRSSKCVKQGVLLAFDKPYDAHGQPMQPALYTPNNWVATICSENPDCALFGASVHPYRQDALKELAKVKKAGAVLVKWIPSSQNILPIHDLCRPFYKKLVELKLPLLCHVGDEHTIAEAGGDQSLKANNHPELLIPALDAGVTVIMAHCALPITDEDNDFSEAFLRMMGQADARGWKLYADVSALVGGWKRSFMAKLMALRVPHDRLVMGSDWPNLPKLDNTFRTDGNSAEIRRIKALENILDRNVEYLRFLGFSEVVMTNAAAVLGMA
- a CDS encoding patatin-like phospholipase family protein; the encoded protein is MPPDTFGPLSEQQLETLCEQYSVDPGDPEPQTYELGLVMGGTVSAGAYTAGVVDFLLEALEEWTTAQRERNTSGTLVVPDHHVLLRIATGASGGGVNAVILAKTLPYTFPHMTLATAHLTQSGNPFYDVWVNQLDVAGMADVSDLSPALPVKSLLNAKPLEKAGDDLIRFTGQGLTPGLRKAFIQDPFEVVLTLTNLVGTPYATEFSGPLIAEAVPEKFFVDHADYVRFAVGLDPRVTPTRPRPECGDAFAVVPKIGNGITSDWLHEIDWQGVVPYTLATGAFPGGFPASGIRNRPSVHYAYRPVITHVPGPGGELLPTVRLLQPVWDKIGGKMASAKRSFMAVDGGTLNNHPIALARTALSGLLGRNPRDGKTANRGVLLVDPFVGGFAFSDGLEEGMRPNLGKTLGALRRQACFSTSDIQLALQEEVYSRFVIYPQRQTRSHRVAIGDQALATAGLGAFLGFLSREFRMHDFFLGRRNCWEYLQKHLVLHKANPVFTDAYRSGDIPGFAPDKTDDTLPVIPLVGSAKNEPAMPPFPGKSAVDRGALKKMVRYRTTRFVDLALDDLVELDALGRFFVGLLGKSIAGGRLADAAMTAIDKALEELEEKRAL
- a CDS encoding GIY-YIG nuclease family protein encodes the protein MTAPFTIRIFVPDGDPEGVRIIDRMNWTGLGLVFPRAKWPDVRQRPEMQRTGVYILVGYRGEEDDLPTLYIGQADGVGNRLDSHAAKKEFWDWGIIFVSSSTGLNRAHVTWLEYALLRQAAAANRCHLDNGNAPQEPALSEAEKADTQGFLAEILQILPLVGLRAFEIPKAVVPTGAPAQPLKRGEQDTVIVPAQKDGFEKAFLGEGVWHAIRISGGMLDKIKYIAGYQTHPISAITHYAPVARIEPYGESGKYKIILAEKATPITPIPYGDAPPGAMQSPRYTTFARLLEARKLTDLLGKG
- a CDS encoding transposase, translating into MTRLYGRALYGNRCVDAAPHGHWKTTTMLSSIRLDGSTECVVFDGAVNAEIFRINREKMLAPRLRDDDVVVMDNLSAYKDQKVIVLIEQRGARVLLLPAYSPDFNPIEKMWSKVKQILRSIKARSQETLLKAIATALDAVTAQDAKGWFASCGYRFFQD
- a CDS encoding nitrite/sulfite reductase domain-containing protein, encoding MTAVPGAIQQRDKTTWAMKPRAPMGIVTPDELRRIADAAAAHDVHALKITSGQRLILLGIPEDRLASLQEALGPMGQLCRNYVQACPGTDHCSHAVQDSLAMGRQLEALVFGREFPAKVKLGVSACPFCCAESQVRDIGLVGRRKGWHVYVGGNSGTKPRVADLLATDLSDADALDLVRRFLDHYAATCVGKVRVARFVQQQGLEAIRTALGLPAPA
- a CDS encoding DsrE family protein codes for the protein MQILLILSSNDPEIKWNALRFGNFLLNEGEEVCIFLNGPAVSLYDGDSGQFPIAEQAKLFALSEGVLAAUGKCMGIHGVDAIEHAALSTMKFLYAQMQQADKIISY
- a CDS encoding tyrosine-type recombinase/integrase; protein product: MSVHERPNGTVFVRYRENGKQQNRSFGRGPEALAEAKAFDLALKTKKEAINQEATSSTPFLPGQPVYADQIAVAWYQDKKAAGRALWVDDFAHMLNKEILPEIALMPVDQLTQQYLVNFIHRIRKGRSPITIDRYISYLKCMFQWAVKHRLITRNPLELWSKRKEAPKDFKLTHEDVKKIIEVAPPHLAWAVEVAYNLGVRTGQSELLSLEWRHVDWENGYVRIYGRKTKTWRRVKVSPKFLEKLERKKAEAQTPFLVEYQGRPVKRISKAFRTAYKNAGISDDIISYDIRHLFCSTLLSKGASVRTVSSMMGHSNPSMTLGRYGHIMPGDEERAAALLPELD